From a single Glycine soja cultivar W05 chromosome 19, ASM419377v2, whole genome shotgun sequence genomic region:
- the LOC114399147 gene encoding F-box protein PP2-B15-like, translating to MNHMASCSFNIESLPHDCVSEILSHTSPLVACIVSLVSPSLCSCANSDTVWRSFLPSDYEDIVSRAVNPFTLSFSSYKQLFYSLCHPLLIDQGNKSFNLEKSSGKKSYIISARELSIAWSSDPMMWSWKPIPESRFAEAAELRTVSWLEVEGKIRTRILTPNTSYLAYLIMNVSHRAYGLDFAPSEVSVMVGNKVHRGKAYLGDKDENKREMEALFYGNRTEVLRNAAFQEGIPFPSKREDGWMEIELGEFFSGEGDEEIKMSLREVGYQLKGGLVLEGIQVRPKTS from the exons ATGAACCACATGGCATCTTGCTCCTTCAACATAGAATCGTTGCCCCACGATTGTGTTTCTGAAATCTTGTCACACACATCACCTTTAGTGGCATGCATAGTTTCACTTGTCTCCCCCTCCCTTTGCTCATGCGCCAACTCTGACACCGTTTGGAGAAGCTTCTTGCCCTCTGATTACGAGGACATTGTTTCACGTGCTGTGAATCCCTTCACCCTCAGTTTCTCTTCATACAAGCAACTCTTCTATTCACTTTGCCACCCCCTCCTCATTGACCAGGGCAACAAG AGCTTTAACTTGGAAAAGTCTTCGGGtaaaaaatcttatatcatATCTGCAAGGGAATTGTCAATAGCATGGAGCAGCGACCCAATGATGTGGAGCTGGAAACCAATTCCTGAATCaag ATTCGCAGAGGCGGCTGAGCTGAGAACAGTGAGTTGGTTAGAAGTTGAAGGAAAAATCAGAACGCGGATTCTAACGCCAAACACGTCATATTTGGCTTATCTGATAATGAATGTTTCACATCGAGCTTATGGGCTTGATTTTGCGCCGTCGGAGGTATCGGTTATGGTTGGAAACAAAGTGCACAGAGGGAAGGCGTATTTGGGGGATAAAGATGAGAACAAGCGTGAGATGGAGGCTCTGTTTTACGGGAACAGAACAGAGGTATTGAGAAACGCAGCGTTTCAAGAGGGGATTCCTTTTCCATCGAAAAGAGAGGATGGGTGGATGGAGATTGAGCTCGGGGAGTTCTTCAGTGGTGAAGGAGATGAAGAGATCAAGATGAGTCTCAGGGAAGTGGGTTATCAATTGAAAGGAGGGCTTGTTCTTGAAGGCATCCAAGTCAGACCTAAAACATCATAG